The genomic window ggccatttgctgTGAGAAGCTAAAAATAAAGTACTGCACTGAGAAAACAGCAACTGTGGTTATAACAACAGTGAGCACACTGAGCTGTTTGGAAACCCTTCCCTGGTACTTTACACAGGAAGCTCGATTTATGATTGGCAGTGTTCCCTGGGAATGTAGGTTGAAACTAAGTGTTGTTTTTTCCACGTCATGGACCGCATTTATGATGTTTCATTTCGTATTAACTCCCATTCTCCCATTCTTTCTTGTTTTTCTCCTCaatattctgactgtcagacGCATTGTCGTGACAAGCAGAGTCCGACATGGGTTCCAGGGCTGCAGTATTGGAGAAAATCACAAAGATCGAGAGATGGAGAAGCGAAGGAGATCCATTGTTCTACTCTTCAGTATATCTGGCACATTCATTATTTTATTGGTGGCTCGTCTTGTTTATAATATTTATTTGCGAATTGCAAATATTGCATTTTATACCTCCCGCTCAGATCCCCGATATATAACAGAACGGGCAACAGTCATGTTACAACTTCTCAGTACCTGCACCAACACTTTCATTTACACTGTGACTCAGCAAGAATTCAGAAATGAGCTCAAAAATGGTATAAAATACCCATTCAACCATATTGTAAAATTAATAAAACTTTGATCCCTTTTACAGCAACAGTAGACTTTACCCTAGTTAAATTATGCTGAAAGTAGAAAAATTCCCAGGACAGAATAAGCCTAAATCTGCAAGTGAGTTCACATATCACTGCAGTCATTAACTGATGCATCTTGTATCGAGTTGCGAGGATTATTGGTGAATGGTAAAAATGACAAAATGTAAGAATAACCCCACAGTGTGCGTACTATACATTGTGTGTATTACATTCGGTTCTCCAGTGTGTCATTAATTCACTTATTTTATTGTGAATAATAACTACTTGAACAAAAACTTAAATATTCTTGCCTGTATAATCAATACCCCCGGCTCCTTCCCCTCACTTTCGACTTCGCCATTTATTTTTTCGTGTTAACTCTCCAGAGACAATTGCATGATAATCTATTACATTTGGAGGCTCGAGAAGACCGGGATTTCATAAGGAGAAGGATCTGATAGCATGGAGAGCCGTTTCTGTCTGAGCTGAGGCTTCCTTGAGTATGGCTAACATCAGTGCTGACAACAGGGATGGCAGCATCAATAAGGCCCAGAAGTAGCATGTAGAGCGACAGTTTTCACCACATTCTTGATGtccacctcctcctcctaccACTGTAGATATCTCTCTTGTAATTTTAGAAGCACTAATCATCCCGCATCGACAAAACAACTTCAGGAGATCAATTTAAAATCATGTCACTCTCATGTTCAATGTGAGACATGGGTTGATATTTTTCACCACAAGCTTGCCAATTCTGCACCTTCGAAACAGCATGAGAACtggctgcacagtggctcagtgctaattactgctgcctcacagcacaaggcaACGGGACTTGTTTCCATCCTTGGGCGATGTAtttgtggactttgcatgttctgccATGCCTGTGTGAGTTTCGTCCGGTTGAACTAGTTGAACACTCAAAAAATcggcagattaggtggattgaccatgacaCTTTGCATCTTGTGTACATGCTCAGCAGGTTAACTGTGGCAATTTCAGAGTTACAGCGATTCGATGGGATGatcttcagtgggttggtgtgaACTGTATGGACCGGGCGGCCGACCTGCACACCGTAAGAATTCTAAcaattggcaccaatgacataggtaggaggagtgctgagcatgttagacaggcttttagggagctaggttggaagctcagagttagaacgaacagagttgttgtctctggtttgttacccgtgccacgtgatagagagtcgaggaatagggagagagaacagttaaatgcggggctacagggatggtgcaggagggagggatttcggtacttggataactggggttctttctggggaaggtgggacctctataaacaggatggtctgcacctgaacctgaggggcaccagtatccttgggggaggtttgctcgtgctctTGGGGggtgtttaaactaactctgcaggggcatgggaacccagactgtagctttagggtgcaggacctggagtgtagggaggttaggaataggcatcaatcttaaaggagggtgcctgtaaacagaagagtggctt from Chiloscyllium punctatum isolate Juve2018m chromosome 35, sChiPun1.3, whole genome shotgun sequence includes these protein-coding regions:
- the LOC140459816 gene encoding probable G-protein coupled receptor 139, with translation MEPATIVQVERIYMPILAAVGVPVNLVAIVILSRRMCSLSKCIIRYLFGMAVADLLVVVMEVILRWMAAMYFRDSFLLITPVCCLTTTLSFAATVVSIWLTVAFTFDRFVAICCEKLKIKYCTEKTATVVITTVSTLSCLETLPWYFTQEARFMIGSVPWECRLKLSVVFSTSWTAFMMFHFVLTPILPFFLVFLLNILTVRRIVVTSRVRHGFQGCSIGENHKDREMEKRRRSIVLLFSISGTFIILLVARLVYNIYLRIANIAFYTSRSDPRYITERATVMLQLLSTCTNTFIYTVTQQEFRNELKNGIKYPFNHIVKLIKL